A genome region from Prinia subflava isolate CZ2003 ecotype Zambia chromosome 12, Cam_Psub_1.2, whole genome shotgun sequence includes the following:
- the SPTAN1 gene encoding spectrin alpha chain, non-erythrocytic 1 isoform X1, with product MFSSFRKVKVQKMDPSGVKVLETAEDIQERRQQVLDRYHRFKELSSLRRQKLEDSYRFQFFQRDADELEKWIQEKLQIASDENYKDPSNLQGKLQKHQAFEAEVQANSGAIIKLDETGNQMINESHFASETIRTRLQELHRLWELLMEKMREKGVKLLQAQKLVQYLRECEDVLDWINDKEAIVTSEELGQDLEHVEVLQKKFEEFQTDLAAHEERVNEVNQFAGKLIQETHPEEELIKSKQDEVNASWQRLKGLALQRQGKLFGAAEVQRFNRDVDETISWIKEKGQLMASDDFGRDLASVQALLRKHEGLERDLAALEDKVKALCAEADRLQQSHPINASQIQVKREELIANWEQIRTLAAERHARLNDSYRLQRFLADFRDLTSWVTEMKALINADELANDVAGAEALLDRHQEHKGEIDAHEDSFKSADESGQALLSAGHYASDEVKEKLTILSDERSALLELWELRRQQYEQCMDLQLFYRDTEQVDNWMSKQEAFLLNEDLGDSLDSVEALLKKHEDFEKSLSAQEEKITALDEFATKLIQNNHYAMDDVATRRDALLSRRNALHERAMYRRAQLADSFHLQQFFRDSDELKSWVNEKMKTATDEAYKDPSNLQGKVQKHQAFEAELSANQSRIDALEKAGQKLIDVKHYASDEVAARMNEVISLWKKLLEATELKGIKLREANQQQQFNRNVEDIELWLYEVEGHLASDDYGKDLTNVQNLQKKHALLEADVAAHQDRIDGITIQARQFQEAGHFDADNIKKKQEALVARYEALKDPMVARKQKLADSLRLQQLFRDIEDEETWIREKEPIAASTNRGKDLIGVQNLLKKHQALQAEIAGHEPRIKAVTQKGNAMVEEGHFAAEDVKIKLNELNQKWDSLKAKASQRRQDLEDSLQAQQYFADANEAESWMREKEPIVGSTDYGKDEDSAEALLKKHEALMSDLSAYGSSIQALREQAQSCRQQVAPTDDETGKELVLALYDYQEKSPREVTMKKGDILTLLNSTNKDWWKVEVNDRQGFVPAAYVKKLDPAQSASRENLLEEQGSIALRQEQIDNQTLITKEVGSVSLRMKQVEELYHSLLELGEKRKGMLEKSCKKFMLFREANELQQWINEKEAALTSEEVGADLEQVEVLQKKFDDFQKDLKANESRLKDINKVAKDLESEGLMADEVQAVQQQEVYGMMPRDETDSKTASPWKSARMMVHTVATFNSIKELNERWRSLQQLAEERSQLLGSAHEVQRFHRDADETKEWIEEKNQALNTDNYGHDLASVQALQRKHEGFERDLAALGDKVNSLGETAQRLIQSHPESAEDLQEKCTELNQAWNSLGKRADQRKEKLGDSHDLQRFLSDFRDLMSWINGIRGLVSSDELAKDVTGAEALLERHQEHRTEIDARAGTFQAFEQFGQQLLAHGHYASPEIKEKLDILDQERTDLEKAWVQRRMMLDQCLELQLFHRDCEQAENWMAAREAFLNTEDKGDSLDSVEALIKKHEDFDKAINVQEEKIAVLQSFADQLIAADHYAKGVIASRRNEVLDRWLRLKAQMIEKRSKLGESQTLQQFSRDVDEIEAWISEKLQTASDESYKDPTNIQLSKLLSKHQKHQAFEAELHANADRIRGVIDMGNSLIERGACAGSEDAVKARLAALADQWQFLVQKSAEKSQKLKEANKQQNFNTGIKDFDFWLSEVEALLASEDYGKDLASVNNLLKKHQLLEADISAHEDRLKDLNSQADSLMTSSAFDTSQVKDKRETINGRFQRIKGMASARRAKLNESHRLHQFFRDMDDEESWIKEKKLLVSSEDYGRDLTGVQNLRKKHKRLEAELAAHEPAIQGVLDTGKKLSDDNTIGKEEIQQRLAQFVDHWKELKQLAAARGQRLEESLEYQQFVANVEEEEAWINEKMTLVASEDYGDTLAAIQGLLKKHEAFETDFTVHKDRVNDICANGEDLIKKNNHHEANITAKMKGLRGKVSDLEKAAAQRKAKLDENSAFLQFNWKADVVESWIGEKENSLKTDDYGRDLSSVQTLLTKQETFDAGLQAFQQEGIANITALKDQLLAAKHIQSKAIEARHASLMKRWNQLLANSATRKKKLLEAQEHFRKVEDLFLTFAKKASAFNSWFENAEEDLTDPVRCNSLEEIKALREAHDAFRSSLSSAQADFNQLAELDRQIKSFRVASNPYTWFTMEALEETWRNLQKIIKERELELQKEQRRQEENDKLRQEFAQHANAFHQWIQETRTYLLDGSCMVEESGTLESQLEATKRKHQEIRAMRSQLKKIEDLGAAMEEALILDNKYTEHSTVGLAQQWDQLDQLGMRMQHNLEQQIQARNTTGVTEEALKEFSMMFKHFDKDKSGRLNHQEFKSCLRSLGYDLPMVEEGEPDPEFESILDTVDPNRDGHVSLQEYMAFMISRETENVKSSEEIESAFRALSSEGKPYVTKEELYQNLTREQADYCISHMKPYMDGKGRELPAAYDYIEFTRSLFVN from the exons ATGTTCTCATCGTTTCGTAAAGTCAAAGTCCAG aaaatgGATCCAAGTGGTGTAAAAGTGTTGGAAACGGCAGAGGATATCCAAGAAAGACGTCAGCAAGTTTTGGACCGTTACCACAGGTTCAAGGAGCTCTCTTCTCTAAGGCGCCAAAAACTTGAAGATTCCTATCGATTCCAGTTTTTCCAGCGTGATGCAGATGAGCTGGAAAAATGGATCCAAGAGAAACTGCAGATTGCATCTGATGAAAATTACAAAGACCCAAGCAATTTGCAG GGGAAGCTGCAGAAGCACCAAGCCTTTGAAGCTGAGGTGCAGGCCAATTCAGGAGCCATCATTAAACTGGATGAGACTGGAAATCAGATGATTAATGAAAGCCATTTTGCATCTGAAACCATAAGA actcgactgcaggagctgcaccgACTATGGGAATTACTGATGGAAAAGATGAGAGAGAAGGGAGTGAAACTGTTGCAAGCACAGAAGTTGGTGCAATATTTACGGGAATGTGAAGATGTCTTGGACTGGATCAATGATAAG GAAGCAATAGTGACATCAGAAGAGCTTGGACAGGACTTAGAGCATGTTGAAGTTTTGCAAAAGAAGTTTGAAGAGTTCCAGACAGACCTTGCAGCTCATGAAGAAAGAGTAAATGAAGTGAACCAGTTTGCTGGCAAACTTATCCAG GAAACACACCCTGAAGAGGAACTGATAAAGTCCAAACAAGATGAAGTAAATGCAAGCTGGCAGCGTCTGAAGGGGCTTGCCCTTCAGAGACAAGGAAAACTCTTCGGGGCAGCTGAAGTTCAGCGTTTCAACAG GGATGTGGATGAAACAATCAGCTGGATTAAGGAGAAAGGGCAGTTGATGGCCTCAGATGATTTTGGCAGAGACTTAGCCAGCGTGCAGGCATTGCTGCGCAAGCACGAAGGCCTGGAAAGAGACCTGGCAGCCCTGGAAGATAAG GTGAAGGCCCTGTGTGCAGAAGCTGACCGCTTGCAGCAGTCTCACCCAATAAATGCCTCCCAAATCCAAGTGAAACGGGAGGAGCTCATTGCCAACTGGGAGCAGATCCGGACGCTGGCAGCGGAGCGGCACGCTCGCCTCAACGACTCCTAcag GCTGCAGCGCTTTCTGGCGGACTTCCGAGACCTCACCAGCTGGGTGACTGAGATGAAGGCTCTCATAAATGCTGATGAACTTGCCAATGATGTGGCTGGGGCAGAAGCCCTTCTAGACAGACACCAGGAGCATAAG GGAGAAATTGATGCCCATGAAGACAGCTTCAAATCTGCTGATGAGTCAGGCCAGgctttgctctctgctgggcACTACGCTTCTGATGAAGTTAAAGAAAAG CTGACCATCCTCTCAGATGAAAGGTCTGccttgctggagctgtgggagctccGCAGACAGCAGTATGAGCAGTGCATGGACCTGCAGCTCTTCTACAGAGACACTGAACAAGTTGACAACTGGATGAGCAAACAAGAA GCATTTCTGCTGAATGAAGACCTTGGTGATTCTCTGGACAGTGTGGAGGCTCTTCTAAAGAAGCATGAAGACTTTGAGAAATCCCTAAGTGCCCAAGAGGAGAAAATCACA GCATTAGATGAGTTTGCTACTAAGTTGATTCAGAATAACCACTATGCCATGGATGATGTTGCTACACGCAGAGATGCT ctgctGAGCCGCCGGAATGCCcttcatgaaagagccatgtacCGCCGTGCTCAGCTGGCAGATTCCTTCCATCTGCAGCAGTTTTTCCGAGACTCTGATGAGCTCAAGAGTTGGGTtaatgaaaagatgaaaactgCAACTGATGAGGCCTACAAG GATCCATCGAACTTGCAAGGTAAAGTTCAGAAACACCAGGCTTTTGAAGCAGAGCTGTCTGCTAACCAGAGCCGTATCGATGCCCTGGAGAAGGCTGGCCAGAAGCTGATTGATGTCAAGCACTACGCCTCCGATGAGGTGGCAGCTCGCATGAACGAAGTCATCAGCCTGTGGAAGAAACTTCTGGAGGCCACTGAGCTCAAAG GTATAAAACTGCGAGAAGCcaatcagcagcagcagtttaaTCGCAATGTGGAGGACATTGAGCTCTGGCTGTATGAAGTAGAAGGACACTTGGCTTCTGATGATTATGGAAAAGATCTTACTAATGTTCAGAATCTTCAGAAGAAACACGCACTGTTAGAGGCAGATGTTGCTGCCCATCAG GATCGGATAGATGGCATTACCATCCAGGCACGCCAGTTCCAGGAGGCTGGGCACTTTGATGCTGACAATATCAAGAAGAAACAAGAAGCTTTAGTAGCTCGTTATGAGGCTCTGAAGGACCCCATGGTGGCTCGCAAGCAGAAACTCGCAGATTCTCTTcgcctgcagcagcttttccgTGACATTGAGGATGAAGAGACCTGGATTAGGGAAAAAGAACCTATTGCAGCTTCAACAAACCGAG GCAAGGACTTAATTGGTGTCCAGAATCTGCTAAAGAAGCACCAGGCTTTGCAGGCAGAAATTGCAGGCCATGAACCTCGCATTAAAGCAGTCACACAGAAGGGAAATGCTATGGTGGAAGAAG GACACTTTGCAGCTGAGGATGTGAAAATCAAACTGAATGAGCTAAACCAGAAGTGGGACTCTCTGAAAGCCAAAGCATCCCAGCGCCGGCAGGACCTGGAGGATTCCCTGCAGGCTCAGCAGTACTTTGCTGATGCTAATGAGGCTGAATCCTGGATGAGGGAAAAGGAGCCCATTGTAGGCAGTACTGACTATGGGAAAGATGAAGACTCTGCTGAG GCTCTTCTGAAGAAACATGAAGCTTTGATGTCTGATCTCTCTGCTTATGGCAGCAGCATCCAGGCATTGAGGGAACAGGCCCAGTCATGCAGG caacaAGTTGCTCCCACAGATGATGAAACTGGAAAAGAGCTTGTTCTGGCACTCTATGATTACCAGGAGAAGAGTCCCCGGGAGGTGACAATGAAGAAGGGAGATATCCTCACCTTACTCAACAGCACCAACAAG gaCTGGTGGAAGGTGGAAGTCAATGACCGTCAGGGATTTGTCCCAGCTGCCTATGTGAAGAAACTGGACCCTGCCCAGTCTGCATCCCGAGAGAacctgctggaggagcagggcagcatcGCCCTGCGGCAGGAGCAGATCGACAACCA GACTCTCATTACTAAGGAGGTCGGCAGTGTCTCTCTGCGTATGAAACAGGTGGAAGAACT GTATCACTCTCTCCTGGAACTGGGAGAAAAGCGTAAAGGCATGTTGGAAAAAAGCTGCAAGAAGTTCATGCTTTTCCGTGAAGCCAACGAGCTCCAGCAGTGGATCAAtgagaaggaggcagcactCACCAGTGAGGAAGTGGGTGCTGacctggagcaggtggaggTTCTGCAGAAGAAATTTGATGATTTTCAGAAG GATCTCAAAGCCAACGAGTCACGCCTGAAGGATATAAACAAGGTTGCCAAGGACCTGGAGTCAGAAGGGCTGATGGCAGATGAAGTACAAGCAGTACAGCAACAG GAAGTCTATGGGATGATGCCCAGG GATGAAACTGATTCTAAGACAGCCTCTCCTTGGAAG TCTGCACGGATGATGGTACACACTGTGGCAACCTTCAACTCCATCAAG GAGCTGAATGAGCGCTGgagatccctgcagcagctggcagaggagaggagccAATTGCTGGGCAGTGCCCACGAGGTCCAGAGATTCCACAG AGATGCTGATGAAACCAAAGAATGGATAGAGGAGAAGAATCAAGCATTAAATACAGACAACTATGGGCATGACCTGGCCAGTGTTCAGGCTCTGCAGCGCAAACATGAAGGCTTTGAGAGAGACTTGGCAGCTCTGGGAGACAAG GTGAATTCTCTTGGTGAAACTGCCCAGCGTCTGATCCAGTCACATCCAGAATCTGCTGAAGATCTCCAAGAAAAATGCACAGAGTTGAATCAGGCTTGGAACAGTCTGGGGAAACGTGCAGACCAACGCAAAGAGAAGCTTGGGGACTCTCACGACCTGCAGCGTTTCCTCAGTGACTTCAG GGACCTCATGTCTTGGATCAACGGGATCCGGGGCCTGGTCTCCTCAGATGAACTCGCAAAGGATGTGACTGGAGCTGAAGCTTTACTGGAAAGGCACCAG GAACACCGCACGGAAATAGATGCAAGAGCTGGCACTTTCCAGGCCTTTGAACAGTTTGGACAACAACTTCTAGCCCATGGACACTATGCCAGCCCAGAGATCAAGGAGAAACTGGATATTCTGGACCAGGAACGGACAGACCTGGAGAAGGCCTGGGTCCAGCGCAGGATGATGCTGGACCAGTGCCTGGAACTACAG ctaTTTCATCGGGACTGTGAACAAGCTGAAAACTGGATGGCTGCCCGGGAGGCTTTCCTGAATACAGAGGACAAAGGAGACTCCCTAGACAGTGTGGAGGCACTCATCAAGAAACATGAAGATTTTGATAAAGCAATCAATGTCCAG GAAGAGAAAATTGCAGTCCTGCAGTCCTTTGCTGACCAGCTGATTGCTGCAGACCATTATGCCAAGGGAGTCATCGCCAGCAGACGCAACGAGGTCCTGGACAG GTGGCTTCGTCTGAAGGCCCAAATGATTGAGAAGAGATCGAAGCTGGGAGAGTCTCAGACCCTCCAGCAGTTCAGTCGTGATGTGGATGAAATAGAAGCCTGGATCAGTGAAAAGCTCCAGACTGCAAGTGATGAGTCCTATAAGGATCCCACAAATATCCAG CTTTCCAAACTGCTG AGCAAACACCAGAAGCACCAGGCCTTTGAAGCCGAGCTCCACGCCAACGCCGACCGCATCCGCGGCGTCATCGACATGGGCAACTCCCTCATCGAGAGGGGCGCGTGTGCCGGCAGCGAGGACGCCGTCAAG GCACgcctggctgccctggctgaCCAGTGGCAATTCCTGGTACAGAAATCAGCAGAGAAGAGTCAGAAACTGAAAGAAGCTAATAAGCAACAGAATTTCAATACTGGAATCAAGGACTTTGACTTTTGGCTTTCAGAG GTGGAAGCTTTGTTGGCATCTGAGGACTATGGGAAGGACTTGGCATCTGTTAACAACCTTCTGAAGAAACACCAGTTACTGGAAGCTGATATATCTGCTCATGAG GACCGCCTGAAGGACCTGAACAGCCAGGCTGACAGTCTGATGACCAGCAGTGCCTTTGACACGTCCCAAGTGAAGGACAAACGCGAGACCATCAACGGGCGCTTCCAGCGCATCAAGGGCATGGCCAGCGCCCGCCGCGCCAAGCTCAACGAGAGCCACCGCCTGCACCAGTTCTTCCGTGACATGGACGACGAGGAGTCCTGGATCAA AGAGAAGAAACTGTTGGTCAGCTCAGAGGACTATGGCAGAGACCTGACTGGAGTGCAGAATCTGAGGAAGAAACACAAGCGCTTGGAAGCAGAATTAGCTGCCCATGAACCTGCTATCCAG gGTGTACTGGACACGGGTAAGAAGCTTTCGGATGACAACACAATTGGAAAGGAGGAGATACAGCAGAGACTGGCTCAGTTTGTGGATCACTGGAAAGAGTTAAAGCAGTTGGCAGCTGCTAG GGGTCAGCGTCTGGAGGAGTCTCTGGAGTATCAGCAGTTTGTAGCAAATGTTGAGGAAGAAGAAGCCTGGATCAATGAGAAAATGACACTGGTAGCCAGTGAGGATTATGGGGACACACTTGCTGCTATCCAG GGCTTGCTGAAGAAGCACGAGGCATTTGAGACTGATTTTACTGTCCACAAGGACAGAGTGAACGATATCTGTGCTAATGGAGAGGATCTCATTAAAAAG AACAATCACCACGAGGCAAACATCACTGCCAAGATGAAGGGGCTCAGAGGCAAAGTGTCAGAtctggagaaagcagcagcccaGAGGAAAGCCAAATTGGATGAGAACTCAGCCTTCCTCCAGTTCAACTGGAAAGCAGATGTGGTGGAGTCGTGGATAG gagagaaggaaaacagtctGAAGACAGATGATTATGGACGTGACCTCTCTTCAGTGCAAACCTTGCTCACCAAACAG GAAACGTTTGATGCTGGACTTCAGGCTTTCCAGCAGGAGGGCATTGCAAACATCACTGCTCTGAAAGATCAGCTGCTTGCAGCCAAGCACATCCAGTCCAAGGCCATCGAGGCCCGGCATGCTTCCTTGATGAAACGCTGGAATCAGCTTCTGGCTAATTCTGCtaccaggaaaaagaaactctTGGAGGCTCAGGAGCACTTCAGAAAG gTTGAGGATCTGTTCCTGACTTTTGCCAAGAAGGCCTCTGCCTTCAACAGTTGGTTTGAGAATGCTGAGGAGGACCTGACGGATCCTGTGCGCTGCAACTCACTGGAGGAAATCAAAGCCCTGAGAGAAGCTCATGACGCTTTCCGTTCCTCCCTAAGTTCTGCCCAAGCTGATTTCAACCAGCTGGCAGAGCTTGATCGCCAGATCAAGAGCTTCCGTGTGGCCTCCAACCCCTACACTTGGTTCACTATGGAGGCTCTTGAAGAAACCTGGAGGAATTTGCAGAAAATTATCAAG GAACGTGAactggagctgcagaaggaacagcgaaggcaggaagaaaatgaCAAACTGCGTCAGGAATTTGCTCAGCATGCCAATGCCTTCCATCAGTGGATTCAGGAGACCAG